A section of the Eublepharis macularius isolate TG4126 chromosome 1, MPM_Emac_v1.0, whole genome shotgun sequence genome encodes:
- the ESRRA gene encoding steroid hormone receptor ERR1: MSSRERRAEFFIKTEPASPDSLAQHSPSGSSDTSASGPPQELESTGPLPVGTGASRRRHDDDADDPPGRGKYMLSSMPKRLCLVCGDVASGYHYGVASCEACKAFFKRTIQGSIEYSCPATNECEITKRRRKACQACRFTKCLRVGMLKEGVRLDRVRGGRQKYKRRPEVEGATYPSAFVTPQIAAATTKKPAPMNTMVSHLLVAEPEKLYAMPDPALPDGPAKAASTLCDLADREIVVIIGWAKNIPGFPALSLADQMSVLQSVWLEVLLLGVAWRSLPCEDEIVFAEDFALDEEAARAAGLLELSGVVLQLVRKYRALRLEREEYVLLKALALANSDSVHIEDMAAVQRLRDVLHEALLEYEASRRPEEPRRAGRLLLTLPLLRQTATRVLHHFYSLKLEGKVPMHKLFLEMLEAMMD; this comes from the exons ATGTCGTCCCGGGAACGCCGAGCTGAATTTTTCATCAAAACAGAGCCTGCCTCCCCAGACAGCTTAGCTCAACATAGTCCAAGTGGTTCTTCTGACACCAGTGCCAGCGGGCCTCCCCAGGAGCTTGAGAGTACCGGACCACTGCCTGTTGGGACAGGGGCATCCCGTCGCCGCCACGACGATGATGCAGATGACCCCCCCGGGCGGGGCAAATACATGCTGAGTTCTATGCCCAAGCGGCTCTGCTTGGTGTGTGGGGATGTCGCCTCGGGGTATCACTACGGTGTGGCATCGTGTGAAGCATGCAAGGCGTTCTTCAAGCGAACCATACAAG GCAGCATTGAGTATAGCTGTCCAGCCACCAATGAGTGTGAGATTACAAAGCGGCGTCGGAAGGCTTGTCAGGCGTGCCGTTTCACCAAGTGCCTGCGTGTAGGCATGCTCAAAGAAG GGGTACGTCTAGACCGGGTGCGAGGAGGGCGGCAGAAGTACAAGCGTCGACCTGAGGTAGAAGGTGCCACCTACCCCAGCGCCTTTGTCACCCCGCAGATTGCCGCGGCAACCACCAAGAAACCAG CCCCAATGAACACGATGGTGTCACACTTGCTGGTGGCGGAACCCGAAAAGCTGTATGCCATGCCTGATCCTGCACTTCCTGACGGTCCCGCCAAGGCTGCAagcactttgtgtgatctggctGACCGGGAGATTGTGGTCATCATTGGCTGGGCCAAAAACATACCAG GATTTCCAGCACTCTCCTTAGCAGACCAGATGTCCGTACTGCAGAGCGTATGGCTGGAGGTCTTGCTGCTTGGGGTGGCCTGGCGCTCACTGCCCTGCGAAGATGAGATTGTCTTTGCTGAGGACTTTGCATTAGATGAGGAAGCTGCTCGGGCAGCGGGCCTGCTGGAGCTCAGCGGCGTGGTCTTACAGCTGGTGCGCAAATACCGTGCCCTGCGCCTGGAGCGTGAAGAGTACGTGCTTCTCAAGGCGTTGGCACTTGCTAACTCGG ATTCTGTGCATATTGAAGACATGGCTGCTGTGCAACGGCTCCGGGATGTGCTACATGAGGCACTGCTGGAATATGAAGCATCACGGCGTCCCGAGGAACCCCGCCGCGCCGGACGCCTCCTCCTAACCCTGCCCCTGCTCCGGCAGACGGCCACTCGCGTCCTCCACCATTTCTACAGCCTCAAGTTGGAGGGCAAAGTTCCCATGCATAAGCTTTTCCTGGAGATGCTGGAGGCCATGATGGACTGA